Proteins encoded within one genomic window of Humulus lupulus chromosome 1, drHumLupu1.1, whole genome shotgun sequence:
- the LOC133818935 gene encoding uncharacterized protein LOC133818935, whose product MTLSFLGLFVGISTQFLSTEERFEYRGNATEMVPFQNCVCDCGLEDVKYNGSYFTLNNKQEGKDRVYAKLDRVLGNNDWLEKFSTAEVTFLPERDFDHSPAFLSIYPRLHDKKKPFRYFNYWSSLRDFSDVVKTGWQEIIAGSPMYRLVTKLKLLKYGFKGLNQQGRGDIGVQDIEAYKALIDIQLALRVQPGNGDLIAKEIQARRHYAKTHRNYLNFLRQKSKIAWLTYGDDNTKLFQASIKKRRLQNTIYSIKDANGTWLNEQNEVIRAFVDFNENMLG is encoded by the coding sequence ATGACACTAAGCTTCCTTGGATTGTTTGTGGGGATTTCAACTCAATTTTTGTCTACTGAAGAAAGGTTTGAGTATCGTGGAAATGCCACTGAAATGGTGCCGTTTCAAAATTGTGTTTGTGATTGTGGCCTTGAAGATGTCAAGTATAATGGTTCGTATTTTACTTTGAATAACAAACAAGAGGGGAAAGATCGTGTTTATGCTAAGCTGGATCGGGTTTTGGGAAACAATGACTGGTTGGAAAAGTTTTCCACAGCAGAAGTCACCTTTCTTCCTGAAAGAGACTTTGATCATTCACCAGCCTTCCTTTCAATTTATCCAAGACTTCATGATAAAAAGAAGCCTTTCAGATACTTCAATTATTGGAGTTCTTTGAGGGATTTTAGTGATGTTGTTAAAACTGGTTGGCAAGAGATTATTGCAGGGTCACCAATGTATAGACTTGTCACCAAACTTAAGCTTCTAAAGTATGGTTTCAAGGGCTTGAATCAACAAGGTAGAGGTGATATTGGTGTTCAGGATATTGAAGCTTATAAGGCCTTAATTGATATTCAATTGGCCTTGAGGGTTCAACCTGGTAATGGTGACTTAATAGCAAAGGAAATTCAAGCTAGGAGACACTATGCCAAGACTCATAGAAACTATTTGAATTTTCTGAGACAAAAATCTAAGATAGCCTGGCTCACTTATGGAGATGATAATACTAAGCTCTTTCAAGCTAGCATCAAAAAGAGGAGACTCCAAAATACTATTTACTCAATCAAAGATGCTAATGGAACTTGGCTTAATGAGCAGAATGAAGTTATCAGAGCTTTCGTGGATTTCAATGAAAATATGTTGGGGTAA